A genomic window from Streptomyces sp. MST-110588 includes:
- a CDS encoding cytochrome ubiquinol oxidase subunit I, translating to MPLGEHLTAQLTTHLPVLSALTDPGLRELASPATPGDLKAARAQMGFSLAWHIVLACLGVGMPLLTLAAEWLGLRTGDASYRLLARRWARAMGVLFAVGAVSGTILSFEMGLLWPGLMGRYGQVIGLPFAMEGIAFFIEAIFLGIYLYAWDRLSPRTHLLTGVPIVIAGIASAFFVVCANAWMNQPRGFTVRDGEVVDVDPLAAMLNPASPPQTVHMILAALMVAGFVTAGVYAVALLRGRDDRYHRAGFFIPFVFASALTPCQLVAGDWAARFLADFQPAKLAAIEGVYTTGGHVPLTLGGIAQDGRLRYGLEIPDGLSLLVGSRPGTVIKGLDQVPVPEHPPVTVVHLAFDAMVGLGVFLLLLGLWLLIAWWRTRRKGDGRVLARRGSRLFLALSAVSGVAAVVALECGWTVTEEGRQPWVVWGLLNVRDAVNPAPGLMAGLWLVLVVYAVMTVATVYVLRRLARGKPVPVAPQEDDVTSYPVV from the coding sequence ATGCCCCTCGGCGAACACCTGACGGCTCAACTGACCACCCACCTCCCGGTGCTGTCCGCGCTGACCGACCCCGGCCTGCGGGAGCTGGCCTCACCCGCCACCCCCGGAGACCTGAAGGCCGCACGCGCGCAGATGGGTTTCTCCCTGGCCTGGCACATCGTCCTGGCCTGCCTGGGCGTGGGCATGCCGCTGCTGACGCTGGCCGCGGAGTGGCTCGGCCTGCGGACCGGCGACGCCTCCTACCGGCTGCTCGCCCGTCGCTGGGCCCGCGCGATGGGCGTGCTGTTCGCCGTGGGCGCGGTTTCCGGCACCATCCTCAGCTTCGAGATGGGGCTGCTGTGGCCGGGCCTGATGGGCCGTTACGGGCAGGTTATCGGCCTGCCGTTCGCCATGGAGGGCATCGCCTTCTTCATCGAGGCGATCTTCCTGGGCATCTACCTGTACGCCTGGGACCGGCTTTCGCCCCGTACGCATCTGCTCACCGGTGTACCGATCGTGATCGCCGGGATCGCCTCGGCCTTCTTCGTCGTGTGTGCCAACGCCTGGATGAACCAGCCGCGCGGTTTCACCGTACGTGACGGCGAGGTCGTCGACGTCGACCCGCTGGCCGCCATGCTCAATCCGGCCAGCCCGCCGCAGACCGTGCACATGATCCTGGCCGCGCTGATGGTGGCGGGCTTCGTCACCGCCGGCGTCTACGCCGTCGCCCTGCTGCGGGGCCGCGACGACCGCTACCACCGGGCCGGCTTCTTCATCCCGTTCGTCTTCGCCTCGGCCCTCACCCCCTGCCAGCTCGTGGCCGGGGACTGGGCGGCCAGGTTCCTGGCGGACTTCCAGCCCGCCAAACTCGCCGCCATCGAGGGCGTCTACACCACCGGCGGCCACGTCCCGCTCACCCTGGGCGGCATCGCCCAGGACGGACGACTGCGGTACGGCCTGGAAATCCCCGACGGGCTGTCCCTGCTGGTCGGTTCCCGGCCCGGCACCGTCATCAAGGGACTGGACCAGGTCCCGGTCCCGGAGCATCCCCCGGTCACCGTCGTCCACCTCGCCTTCGACGCGATGGTCGGGCTGGGCGTCTTCCTGCTGCTGCTCGGCCTGTGGCTGCTGATCGCCTGGTGGCGCACCCGGCGCAAGGGGGACGGCAGGGTGCTGGCCCGCCGCGGCAGCCGCCTCTTCCTGGCCCTGTCCGCCGTGTCCGGAGTGGCCGCGGTGGTGGCGTTGGAGTGCGGCTGGACGGTGACGGAGGAGGGGCGGCAGCCCTGGGTCGTATGGGGGCTGCTGAACGTGCGGGACGCGGTCAACCCCGCGCCGGGGCTGATGGCGGGGCTGTGGCTGGTGCTCGTGGTCTATGCGGTGATGACCGTGGCCACCGTGTACGTGCTGCGCCGGCTGGCCCGCGGGAAGCCGGTGCCGGTCGCTCCCCAGGAGGACGACGTGACCTCGTACCCGGTCGTATGA
- a CDS encoding HAD family hydrolase, with product MDAGTQDAGAEGGTDVVLFDMFGVIARHQSHEGREALTERAGAPAAAFWEAYWALRPPYDRGAVTAEAYWRAVATALDTSYDQRRIADLIAADVVSWSAVDDAMVALVGELHASGRRIALLSNIPEELAAHYERHHRWLERFEIRGFSCRIGHVKPQPAAYEWCCRALGVAADRVLFVETGRRTSGPPRPWACAATCSPGRPRCGRLSPGRAPPPRGRSPAREGNPVRGWRAPAGHGCPPVMGARPACGPACTDARPARPYAHAHRPRRSEVADRWLYEYGAHREREES from the coding sequence ATGGACGCCGGAACGCAGGACGCGGGCGCGGAGGGAGGCACGGACGTCGTCCTGTTCGACATGTTCGGGGTCATCGCCCGCCACCAGTCCCATGAGGGCAGGGAAGCGCTGACCGAGCGGGCCGGGGCGCCCGCCGCGGCCTTCTGGGAGGCGTACTGGGCGCTGCGTCCGCCGTACGACCGGGGAGCGGTGACCGCCGAAGCGTACTGGCGCGCGGTGGCGACCGCCCTGGACACCTCCTATGACCAACGCCGTATCGCGGATCTCATAGCGGCCGACGTGGTGAGCTGGAGCGCCGTCGACGACGCCATGGTCGCGCTGGTCGGGGAACTGCACGCGTCCGGGCGGCGGATCGCGCTGTTGTCCAACATCCCCGAAGAACTGGCCGCCCACTACGAGCGGCACCACCGCTGGCTGGAACGCTTCGAGATCCGCGGCTTCTCCTGCCGCATCGGCCACGTCAAACCGCAGCCCGCGGCTTATGAGTGGTGCTGCCGTGCGCTGGGCGTCGCGGCGGACCGGGTGCTCTTCGTCGAGACCGGGCGGAGAACGTCCGGGCCGCCGAGGCCGTGGGCCTGCGCGGCCACCTGTTCACCGGGCCGGCCCCGCTGCGGCAGGCTCTCACCGGGCCGGGCGCCGCCGCCCCGCGGGCGTAGTCCGGCGCGCGAGGGGAACCCCGTACGGGGGTGGCGGGCGCCCGCCGGCCATGGATGTCCGCCGGTCATGGGCGCCCGCCCCGCCTGTGGCCCCGCCTGTACGGACGCCCGCCCGGCCCGCCCGTACGCGCACGCCCATCGGCCCCGCCGGTCAGAGGTGGCCGACCGGTGGCTGTACGAATACGGCGCGCACCGTGAGCGTGAGGAGTCGTGA
- a CDS encoding SpoIIE family protein phosphatase produces MPGQARERDHGWSAGQGAGHDTRRTADLTATLAVRARARATPWLGRWALAARASVAGVLAWQLSRAVLEQSQPYPAALAALLVVHPTVFRSCTAGLQYASGCALGALIALPAAFLIGPTWYALGSALLLSFLVAGHERLGTHGIHVPITCLFVLLLGQSHLRDELLPHLAAIALGVAVGIVVNLLLVPPLRLRPAEAALDRLRGELAGVLHGLATAVTEGARPEDVLDRRWRERLASVVQEARLALDQAHESLRWNPRTRARRAVWHLDRDVLATLERVAADAVAAARALDRGTSATASASPAPPPASSPSQSPPPSPPPPSRTEQPACGSSRGLPFDAGYARLLNGTALCVRGCKGGRPHPVLPATRLAWRQLAEPTGRRHGSLEAQAAEGHLLMILDRALDDLGDQGPRPAGSPHRGGHPAPGRPAPGRLGPRIAGRIAGRVPAGGRRAHRRPGGSRHGGRDGEEVMHEKPAPSATDRAHTARVRRLSLLIPVVLLAVLAVIDLSTPVWLQVGPVMAAVPVLAGALLGVWATAGIAALTLAAFALLGLVQDVWSEAEPRVTLVALVAVSLASLLCCAIRERRERELRHVRSVAETAQRALLRPLPKRIDSLGLRGTYLAAEAEARIGGDFYEGLLTPYGVRLLIGDVRGKGMPAVGAASVLLGSFREAAYQEESLVTVAQRLEESGNRQIQVVHGEEYTERFATAVLVEIPDAPIARLVHCGHPEPLIVRDGEVWECVPEKPGAPIGMADLVGVDHTVETVPFGPGDRMLLYTDGFIEARDGNGLFYPLAYRVREHATESLDSLVQCLRTDLLHHAGGDLEDDAALLVIERST; encoded by the coding sequence GTGCCCGGTCAGGCCCGCGAACGGGACCACGGCTGGTCGGCCGGGCAGGGCGCCGGGCATGACACCCGCCGGACCGCCGACCTGACCGCCACCTTGGCCGTACGGGCCCGTGCGCGAGCCACGCCCTGGCTCGGCCGGTGGGCACTCGCCGCCCGGGCGAGCGTGGCCGGCGTGCTGGCCTGGCAGCTCTCGCGCGCCGTACTGGAGCAGAGCCAGCCCTACCCGGCCGCGCTCGCCGCGCTGCTGGTGGTCCACCCCACCGTCTTCCGCTCCTGCACGGCCGGCCTCCAGTACGCGTCGGGCTGTGCGCTGGGAGCCCTCATCGCCCTGCCCGCCGCCTTCCTCATCGGCCCGACCTGGTACGCCCTGGGCAGCGCCCTGCTGCTGTCCTTCCTGGTGGCCGGGCACGAGCGGCTCGGCACACACGGCATACACGTACCGATCACCTGTCTGTTCGTCCTTCTCCTGGGCCAGAGCCACCTACGGGATGAACTGCTCCCCCACCTGGCGGCGATCGCGCTCGGCGTGGCCGTCGGCATCGTGGTGAATCTGCTCCTGGTCCCGCCGCTGCGGCTGCGGCCCGCCGAGGCGGCCCTGGACCGGCTGCGCGGGGAACTGGCCGGGGTCCTCCACGGGCTGGCCACCGCCGTCACCGAGGGAGCCCGCCCCGAGGACGTCCTGGACCGGCGGTGGCGGGAGCGGCTGGCCTCCGTCGTCCAGGAAGCGCGGCTGGCACTGGACCAGGCGCACGAAAGCCTGCGCTGGAATCCCCGGACCAGGGCCCGGCGGGCGGTGTGGCATCTGGACCGGGACGTGCTGGCGACGCTGGAGCGGGTGGCGGCCGACGCCGTCGCCGCCGCCCGCGCCCTGGACCGCGGGACATCGGCCACCGCCTCCGCCTCGCCCGCGCCGCCCCCGGCGTCCTCACCGTCACAGTCGCCCCCACCGTCACCACCCCCGCCGTCACGTACGGAGCAGCCGGCCTGCGGCTCCTCCCGGGGCCTGCCGTTCGACGCCGGTTACGCCCGTCTGCTGAACGGCACCGCCCTGTGCGTACGCGGCTGCAAAGGTGGCCGTCCGCATCCCGTACTTCCGGCCACCCGGCTCGCATGGCGGCAACTGGCCGAGCCGACCGGGCGCCGCCACGGCAGTCTGGAGGCACAGGCCGCCGAGGGGCACCTCCTGATGATCCTCGACCGGGCACTGGACGACCTCGGGGACCAGGGGCCCCGCCCGGCCGGCTCGCCGCACCGCGGCGGGCACCCCGCACCCGGGCGGCCGGCACCGGGACGGCTCGGACCACGGATCGCAGGACGGATCGCAGGACGAGTCCCCGCGGGCGGGCGCCGCGCGCACAGACGTCCCGGCGGCAGCCGCCACGGTGGACGCGACGGAGAGGAAGTCATGCACGAGAAGCCGGCACCGAGCGCGACTGACCGCGCCCATACGGCCCGCGTGCGCAGGCTGTCACTGCTCATCCCCGTGGTGCTGCTCGCGGTGCTCGCGGTGATCGACCTCAGCACCCCCGTCTGGCTCCAGGTCGGCCCGGTGATGGCGGCGGTACCCGTCCTGGCGGGGGCCCTGCTCGGTGTGTGGGCCACCGCGGGCATCGCCGCGCTCACCCTGGCCGCCTTCGCTCTCCTGGGGCTGGTCCAGGACGTCTGGTCGGAGGCCGAACCACGGGTGACCCTGGTGGCGCTGGTGGCCGTCTCCCTGGCCAGCCTCCTGTGCTGCGCGATCCGTGAACGGCGCGAGCGGGAACTGCGGCATGTGCGCTCGGTGGCCGAGACGGCACAGCGGGCCCTGCTGCGCCCGCTGCCCAAGCGCATCGACTCGCTCGGGCTGCGTGGCACGTACCTGGCCGCGGAGGCCGAGGCCCGGATCGGCGGCGACTTCTACGAGGGGCTGCTCACCCCGTATGGCGTACGGCTGCTCATCGGTGACGTACGGGGCAAGGGGATGCCCGCCGTCGGCGCGGCCTCGGTGCTGCTGGGGTCCTTCCGGGAGGCGGCGTACCAGGAGGAGTCGCTGGTGACCGTGGCGCAGCGGCTGGAGGAGAGCGGGAACCGGCAGATCCAGGTGGTGCACGGGGAGGAATACACCGAACGGTTCGCCACGGCGGTCCTGGTGGAGATCCCCGACGCCCCGATCGCACGGCTGGTGCACTGCGGTCATCCCGAGCCACTTATCGTTCGCGATGGCGAAGTGTGGGAGTGCGTGCCCGAGAAGCCGGGTGCGCCCATCGGCATGGCCGACCTGGTGGGCGTCGACCACACCGTGGAGACCGTCCCCTTCGGCCCCGGCGACCGCATGCTCCTGTACACCGACGGATTCATCGAGGCCCGGGACGGCAACGGCCTGTTCTACCCGCTGGCGTACCGCGTCCGCGAACACGCCACCGAGTCGCTGGACAGCCTGGTCCAATGCCTGCGGACGGACCTGCTGCACCATGCGGGCGGCGACCTGGAGGACGACGCGGCCCTCCTCGTCATCGAACGCTCGACGTGA
- a CDS encoding YkvA family protein, which yields MSGELWTVVVVVAVLVAAMAAVAIVLLVKVVRARHILRAAGIPLENKILYWGAILYLISPVDLLPDPVLLDDIGVLLLALRSLYAAADAAGLRRNQDHRPPLAGTPDKQFE from the coding sequence ATGAGCGGCGAACTGTGGACGGTTGTGGTGGTCGTGGCGGTCCTGGTGGCCGCGATGGCGGCAGTCGCGATCGTGCTGCTGGTCAAGGTGGTCCGCGCACGTCACATACTGCGCGCCGCCGGCATTCCTCTTGAGAACAAGATCCTGTACTGGGGTGCGATCCTCTACCTGATCTCGCCGGTGGATCTGCTGCCGGACCCGGTCCTGCTGGACGACATCGGGGTGCTTCTCCTGGCCCTGCGTTCCCTGTACGCGGCGGCCGACGCCGCGGGACTGCGCCGGAACCAGGACCACCGGCCGCCGCTCGCCGGCACACCGGACAAGCAGTTCGAGTAG
- a CDS encoding aldo/keto reductase has product MTGIPTRRLGALEVSAQGLGCMGMSHGYGASDDGESIATIHRALDLGVTLLDTADFYGSGHNEELIGRAVAGRRDQVVLATKFGFANRLGEPTRIRGDAAYVRQACEASLRRLGVDHIDLYYQHRVDPDVPIEETVGAMAELVTAGKVRHLGLSEAGARTIRRAHAVHPITALQSEWSLWTRNLEAGIAPLCRELGIGLVPFSPLGRGFLTGQYTSLKGLSADDVRRTQPRFADGNLERNLAVVEKLHTLAAAKGVTAGQLALAWVQHRGADVVPIPGTRRQKYLEENLGALAVELSADELAAIDAVAPADRIAGTRYDERSLAFVDG; this is encoded by the coding sequence ATGACCGGCATTCCCACCCGTCGTCTCGGCGCACTGGAGGTGTCCGCACAGGGCCTCGGATGCATGGGGATGAGCCACGGATACGGTGCGTCGGACGACGGTGAATCCATCGCGACCATCCACCGCGCGCTGGACCTCGGTGTCACCCTGCTGGACACCGCCGACTTCTACGGTTCGGGGCACAACGAGGAGTTGATCGGCCGGGCCGTCGCCGGGCGGCGGGACCAGGTGGTGCTGGCGACGAAGTTCGGGTTCGCCAACCGGCTCGGCGAGCCGACCCGGATCCGGGGTGACGCCGCGTACGTACGCCAGGCGTGTGAGGCGTCGTTGCGCAGGCTGGGCGTCGACCACATCGACCTGTACTACCAGCACCGGGTGGACCCCGACGTACCGATCGAGGAGACCGTCGGGGCGATGGCCGAACTCGTCACGGCCGGCAAGGTGCGTCACCTCGGCCTGTCCGAGGCCGGTGCGCGGACCATCCGACGGGCCCACGCGGTGCACCCGATCACCGCGCTCCAGAGCGAGTGGTCGCTGTGGACCAGGAACCTGGAGGCCGGGATCGCCCCGCTCTGCCGTGAGCTGGGGATCGGCCTGGTGCCGTTCTCCCCGCTCGGGCGCGGTTTCCTGACGGGGCAGTACACCTCGCTCAAGGGGCTGTCGGCCGATGACGTACGGCGCACCCAGCCACGGTTCGCGGACGGCAACCTCGAACGGAACCTGGCCGTCGTGGAGAAGCTGCACACGCTGGCCGCCGCGAAGGGCGTCACCGCCGGACAGCTCGCGCTGGCCTGGGTGCAGCACCGGGGCGCGGACGTGGTGCCGATTCCGGGGACGCGTCGGCAGAAGTACCTGGAGGAGAACCTCGGCGCGCTCGCCGTCGAACTGTCCGCCGACGAACTCGCCGCGATCGACGCCGTCGCGCCGGCCGACCGGATAGCCGGGACCCGCTACGACGAGCGCAGCCTCGCGTTCGTCGACGGCTGA
- the aac(6') gene encoding aminoglycoside 6'-N-acetyltransferase, which produces MELQGNTVLIRPVRPGEAEILDRIVREPEVAAWWAPPEDYEGMLAVVLDGEAVGAAQYTQEDDPEFRHAGIDLFLTARVHGRGLGTDTVRTLARWLIQENGHHRLTIDPDAANAAAIRCYGKVGFKPVGVLRAHRLDHRTGQWQDGLLMDLLAHELR; this is translated from the coding sequence ATGGAACTACAGGGGAACACCGTCCTGATACGCCCGGTGCGGCCCGGCGAGGCAGAAATTCTCGACCGGATCGTACGGGAGCCGGAAGTCGCGGCCTGGTGGGCACCGCCGGAGGACTACGAGGGCATGCTGGCCGTCGTCCTCGACGGCGAGGCCGTCGGGGCGGCCCAGTACACCCAGGAGGACGACCCGGAGTTCCGGCACGCCGGTATCGATCTCTTCCTGACCGCCCGTGTCCACGGCCGGGGCCTGGGCACGGACACCGTACGCACACTGGCGCGGTGGCTGATCCAGGAGAACGGGCACCACCGGCTGACCATCGACCCCGACGCGGCCAATGCCGCCGCGATCCGCTGCTACGGGAAGGTCGGGTTCAAGCCGGTCGGGGTGCTGCGTGCCCACCGGCTCGACCACCGGACCGGGCAGTGGCAGGACGGGCTGCTCATGGACCTGCTCGCGCACGAATTGCGCTGA
- a CDS encoding MFS transporter, whose translation MERSLRSARLATFVFFALNGFVMGMWIVHIPVAEHRAGISHAVLGWLLLLLGGGAFVGMQTAGPLTDRFGARKAVPAGAALCSLAVVLPGLAGGVWSLGAALLLLGFCNGCLDVSMNTHAVQVEHAYRRPIMSAFHAVYSVGGVLASLVGARTLSWGWSAAATLTGVAALGLAVTAPATPALLRPEPAVSSPATGTSTSTATDPGAGPGTATTGPTFRRSRPRTPARIWALAVLAMLLMLCEGVANDWSVLSMRDVLDAPAATAALAYGSFATAMTVGRLLTDRLAARFGPVAVVRHGAWVAALGLTAVALSPAVAPALAGWTVFGVGLSGCVPQLFSAAGHADRDNAGTNVSRVAGLGYLGMLAGPTVIGPLTHLMPLNLAFFLPVAFCLVAACTARILRPAAHTHGRKEGEATKDRTPAQRNTTAGPV comes from the coding sequence ATGGAGAGATCACTGCGGTCCGCGCGGCTGGCCACGTTCGTCTTCTTCGCCCTCAACGGGTTCGTGATGGGCATGTGGATCGTCCACATCCCCGTCGCGGAGCACCGTGCCGGAATCAGCCACGCGGTGCTCGGCTGGCTCCTGCTGCTGCTCGGCGGCGGGGCCTTCGTCGGGATGCAGACGGCCGGGCCGCTCACCGACCGCTTCGGTGCGCGCAAGGCCGTACCGGCCGGCGCGGCGCTGTGCAGCCTCGCCGTGGTCCTGCCGGGCCTGGCCGGCGGCGTCTGGTCCCTGGGTGCGGCCCTGCTGCTCCTCGGCTTCTGCAACGGCTGCCTGGACGTCAGCATGAACACCCACGCCGTCCAGGTCGAACACGCCTACCGGCGGCCCATCATGTCCGCCTTCCACGCGGTCTACTCGGTCGGCGGGGTGCTCGCCTCGCTCGTCGGCGCCCGGACGCTGAGCTGGGGGTGGAGCGCGGCGGCCACGCTGACCGGCGTAGCCGCCCTCGGCCTCGCCGTCACCGCGCCGGCCACGCCCGCCCTGCTCCGGCCCGAACCCGCCGTCTCCTCCCCCGCCACCGGCACAAGTACGAGCACGGCCACCGACCCCGGCGCCGGCCCCGGCACAGCCACCACCGGCCCCACGTTCCGCCGCTCCCGGCCCAGGACTCCCGCCCGCATCTGGGCGCTGGCCGTCCTCGCGATGCTGCTGATGCTGTGCGAGGGCGTCGCCAACGACTGGAGCGTCCTGAGCATGCGGGACGTCCTGGACGCGCCCGCCGCCACCGCCGCCCTGGCCTACGGCTCCTTCGCCACCGCCATGACCGTCGGCCGGCTGCTCACCGACCGTCTCGCCGCCCGCTTCGGCCCGGTCGCCGTCGTACGCCACGGCGCCTGGGTGGCCGCCCTCGGCCTGACGGCGGTGGCCCTCTCCCCCGCCGTCGCCCCCGCCCTGGCCGGCTGGACGGTCTTCGGCGTCGGCCTGTCCGGCTGCGTCCCCCAACTCTTCAGCGCCGCCGGCCACGCCGACCGCGACAACGCCGGAACCAACGTCTCCCGCGTCGCCGGCCTCGGCTACCTGGGCATGCTCGCCGGCCCCACCGTCATCGGACCGCTCACCCACCTCATGCCCCTGAACCTCGCCTTCTTCCTCCCCGTCGCCTTCTGCTTGGTCGCCGCCTGCACGGCCCGCATCCTGCGCCCGGCAGCGCACACCCACGGCCGGAAGGAGGGCGAGGCCACGAAGGACCGCACCCCGGCGCAGAGGAACACCACAGCAGGACCAGTCTGA
- a CDS encoding carboxylesterase family protein: protein MTGAPGETTTYETLQGPYGKLIDVYWANRCGDAAAPLPTVLLWHGRGPDERDVLGPLARAAAEQGLLVFVPDWRSDAPDGGRAHLLGSLEFARREAAAYGGDGDRITVAGWSAGASAAVGTALRPDAVGGRRPAAVLGIAGRYDLPARTTGSVLLDDLATADVSTGSTAVPVPVHLIHGTKDTAVDVQHSVDFRTAALRLGRPVDLTTPKTDHAGVIMTTYDPARNRCVPTTDASVLRAGATTVRILVRAAHAAHTTHAAPSPLPAADEPTAGR, encoded by the coding sequence GTGACGGGTGCCCCTGGGGAAACGACGACGTACGAGACCCTCCAGGGACCGTACGGCAAACTCATCGACGTCTACTGGGCGAACCGGTGCGGCGACGCCGCCGCGCCGCTGCCCACCGTGCTTCTCTGGCACGGCCGCGGCCCCGACGAGAGGGACGTCTTGGGCCCCTTGGCGCGCGCGGCGGCGGAACAGGGCCTGCTGGTCTTCGTGCCCGACTGGCGCTCCGACGCGCCCGACGGCGGACGCGCCCATCTGCTGGGCTCGCTGGAATTCGCACGGAGGGAGGCCGCGGCGTACGGTGGCGACGGCGACCGGATCACGGTTGCCGGCTGGTCCGCGGGCGCCTCAGCGGCCGTGGGCACCGCCCTGCGTCCTGATGCCGTCGGCGGCCGACGGCCGGCCGCGGTGCTCGGTATCGCCGGCCGCTACGACCTGCCGGCGCGCACCACCGGCTCCGTCCTCCTGGACGACCTCGCCACCGCCGACGTCTCCACCGGCTCGACCGCCGTTCCGGTCCCCGTCCATCTGATCCACGGCACCAAGGACACCGCCGTGGACGTACAGCATTCGGTCGACTTCCGAACGGCTGCGCTCCGCCTCGGTCGGCCCGTCGATCTGACGACGCCCAAAACCGATCACGCCGGCGTCATCATGACCACGTACGATCCCGCCAGGAACCGCTGTGTGCCGACCACGGACGCATCGGTGCTGCGGGCCGGCGCGACGACCGTCCGCATCCTCGTCCGTGCCGCGCACGCCGCGCACACCACCCATGCGGCTCCCAGCCCTCTGCCCGCAGCGGACGAACCGACGGCCGGACGCTGA
- a CDS encoding DeoR/GlpR family DNA-binding transcription regulator yields the protein MVSTDRLKRITDAVREAGQLTVAELASLTDASEMTVRRDLDTLAGQGVLERYRGGARSLLLRGEEPPFALRAQEEAAVKRRIAAEVAELIADGESVVVDSGTTCLEVARALTHRRLTVMPLSLHAANALTGAPRLQLLLPGGEPRPGELALTGPLAEASLAALRFDTAVIGCCGLSADQGLTAYDLADAAIKRAAIASARRVIAVADGTKFSRTALAFVTPVYALEAVVTDEGAPKEAVDALSVAGVTVRKV from the coding sequence ATGGTGAGTACAGACCGACTGAAGCGGATCACCGACGCCGTACGGGAGGCCGGACAGTTGACCGTGGCGGAGCTGGCTTCTCTGACCGACGCGTCAGAGATGACCGTCCGCCGCGACCTGGACACCCTGGCCGGACAGGGCGTACTGGAGCGCTACCGGGGCGGGGCCCGCAGCCTGCTGCTGCGCGGCGAGGAACCGCCGTTCGCGCTGCGGGCACAGGAAGAGGCGGCGGTCAAGCGGCGCATCGCCGCCGAGGTCGCCGAACTGATCGCCGACGGCGAGTCGGTGGTCGTCGACAGCGGCACGACCTGCCTGGAGGTCGCCCGCGCCCTGACGCACCGCCGGCTGACCGTCATGCCGCTGTCCCTGCACGCGGCCAACGCCCTGACCGGTGCGCCCCGGCTCCAACTGCTGCTCCCCGGCGGCGAGCCGCGTCCGGGCGAACTCGCGCTCACCGGTCCGCTGGCCGAGGCCTCGCTGGCGGCACTGCGCTTCGACACCGCCGTCATCGGCTGCTGCGGCCTGAGCGCAGACCAGGGCCTGACGGCGTACGACCTGGCCGACGCCGCGATCAAGCGGGCCGCGATCGCCTCGGCCCGTCGCGTCATCGCCGTCGCCGACGGGACCAAGTTCTCCCGTACGGCCCTGGCGTTCGTCACGCCCGTCTACGCGCTGGAAGCCGTGGTCACCGACGAGGGCGCCCCGAAGGAAGCGGTCGACGCGCTGTCGGTGGCGGGCGTGACGGTACGGAAGGTGTGA
- a CDS encoding SH3 domain-containing protein, with product MSITRALARAGAVAALALATAQPAAALPTAHGTAPAPAAAVQRAVPPTTADVVCTVNDNGVNYRSGPGSQYPVMGTVNRGQKLNAHGREGSWVMGDLWGGPTGVWIHVAYLDC from the coding sequence ATGTCCATCACACGCGCGCTCGCCCGAGCCGGGGCCGTCGCCGCTCTGGCACTGGCCACCGCACAGCCCGCCGCCGCGCTGCCGACGGCCCACGGCACCGCTCCGGCGCCGGCCGCCGCCGTACAGCGGGCCGTGCCGCCGACGACCGCCGACGTCGTGTGCACGGTCAACGACAACGGCGTCAACTACCGGTCCGGGCCGGGCTCTCAGTACCCGGTCATGGGCACGGTGAACAGGGGGCAGAAACTCAACGCCCACGGGCGGGAAGGGTCCTGGGTCATGGGTGACCTGTGGGGCGGCCCGACAGGCGTCTGGATCCACGTCGCGTATCTGGACTGCTGA
- a CDS encoding GNAT family N-acetyltransferase, whose protein sequence is MTPSSVTMPWPASPVTPRLLLRPVEPDDGPVLSRLFTDPEVRRYLGGPVSAERIAVLEKAAVNHPGVFAAVRRSDGAALGAVTVQPDSRGDGRTEVSYQFLPEHWGHGYAREAVAAAVAWALEEITTARPVVIAITQEANRRSCRLLESLGMEKADTFVEWDAQQVMYAIDRAGGRLLADDGRGNGDMPAGDSGTG, encoded by the coding sequence ATGACGCCTTCATCTGTGACCATGCCCTGGCCGGCCTCGCCGGTCACACCGCGGCTGTTACTGCGTCCCGTCGAGCCGGACGACGGCCCGGTCCTTTCCCGCCTGTTCACCGATCCGGAAGTCCGTCGGTACCTGGGCGGCCCGGTCTCCGCCGAGCGGATCGCGGTGCTCGAAAAGGCGGCGGTGAACCATCCCGGTGTCTTCGCCGCGGTGAGACGGTCGGACGGGGCCGCTCTCGGTGCGGTGACCGTGCAGCCGGACTCCCGCGGGGACGGGCGGACGGAGGTGTCCTACCAGTTCCTGCCCGAACACTGGGGCCACGGCTATGCCCGTGAGGCGGTGGCCGCGGCGGTCGCCTGGGCACTGGAGGAGATCACCACCGCCCGCCCGGTGGTGATCGCGATCACCCAGGAAGCCAACAGGCGTTCGTGCCGACTGCTGGAATCCCTCGGCATGGAGAAGGCCGACACCTTCGTCGAGTGGGACGCGCAGCAGGTCATGTACGCGATCGACCGTGCGGGCGGGCGGCTCTTGGCCGATGACGGCCGAGGCAATGGAGACATGCCGGCCGGTGATTCAGGCACCGGCTGA